The following are encoded in a window of Roseimaritima ulvae genomic DNA:
- a CDS encoding helix-turn-helix domain-containing protein, producing the protein MSFGTRLKWAREAAGMTQKQLSEATGIGISTISELESDGRERGPSALQMVQIAEAVRRRPDLFYEAGDPQQEVVLWRQKPADSGAQIELQLIELAGQYQRLEQCAGNPTLCKLPLASCGNQPFSYSDAERLAHDFRKSHSLGERPGGTLLRVLEEVCRVKVFHLPFEPSGTAACTLDERYGAAILLNSNNIRWRRNFDLAHELFHLLTWKIFRVGENASLASDHEEKLANCFAGSLLVPPEPLKLSVASQRNGKKSLDFDDLFEIARQFDVSVQALVWQMVSNKLIEKPKAVEMLAKIDGKVELWERRRDETPPTRPMRFEALAREAIEKGMIGTGVFAKYMGISRRAAMKIVETEIYAGMEHEANAEVEIADS; encoded by the coding sequence ATGAGCTTTGGCACGCGGCTAAAGTGGGCTCGAGAAGCGGCTGGGATGACCCAGAAACAGCTCTCGGAAGCCACGGGAATAGGAATTTCAACGATTTCCGAGCTAGAGAGCGACGGCCGCGAACGTGGTCCGTCAGCGTTGCAGATGGTCCAGATTGCGGAAGCTGTCCGTCGACGACCTGATCTCTTCTACGAAGCAGGTGACCCTCAGCAGGAGGTCGTGCTTTGGCGACAGAAGCCTGCAGATAGTGGTGCGCAGATCGAACTGCAATTAATCGAGCTGGCGGGTCAGTACCAACGCTTGGAGCAGTGCGCTGGGAATCCGACGCTTTGCAAACTGCCGTTGGCATCTTGTGGCAATCAGCCGTTTAGTTACTCAGACGCAGAGCGTTTGGCGCATGATTTCCGTAAGAGCCATTCGCTTGGCGAACGTCCTGGGGGCACGCTGCTTCGTGTTCTCGAGGAAGTATGCCGTGTGAAGGTGTTTCACCTTCCCTTTGAGCCTTCGGGGACGGCAGCATGCACGCTGGATGAGCGTTATGGTGCTGCGATTTTGTTAAACAGCAACAATATTCGCTGGCGTCGCAACTTCGACTTGGCGCACGAGCTCTTTCATTTGCTGACGTGGAAGATTTTCCGGGTTGGCGAGAATGCTTCTCTCGCGAGTGATCATGAGGAGAAGCTGGCGAATTGTTTTGCGGGCAGTCTTCTGGTTCCGCCAGAGCCGCTCAAGTTGTCCGTCGCTTCGCAACGCAACGGAAAGAAGAGTCTGGATTTTGATGATCTCTTCGAGATCGCTCGGCAATTCGATGTTTCGGTGCAGGCTTTAGTTTGGCAGATGGTGTCAAACAAGCTGATCGAAAAGCCAAAGGCTGTGGAAATGCTTGCGAAGATCGACGGCAAGGTTGAGCTTTGGGAACGCCGCCGGGACGAAACTCCACCAACTCGCCCCATGCGATTTGAAGCTCTTGCGCGTGAGGCCATCGAGAAGGGAATGATTGGCACCGGCGTGTTTGCGAAATACATGGGGATCTCACGCCGGGCCGCGATGAAAATCGTCGAAACGGAAATTTATGCAGGCATGGAGCACGAGGCGAATGCCGAAGTTGAAATTGCTGATTCTTGA
- the pglX gene encoding BREX-1 system adenine-specific DNA-methyltransferase PglX has product METTKLRKFASFARKSLIEQVGTKMKAVLAEGSLARRENAKAVADLEAKIAEVGKPQTIEMVAYTWFNRFCALRYMDVNRYTKIGILSPAEGQFLPEILGEAKAGHVDDEMVPAATREKVLRILDGTDPSDDPQGEAYRLLLVAACNHYHSLMPFLFEKISDYTELLLPDDLLSGSAIPTYTREALLPANSSPDYTDESVEVIGWLYQFYISEKKDDVFAALKKGKKITPENIPSATQLFTPHWIVRYLVENSLGRLWMLNHPGSRLAEQMDYYIQPEEPETDFLQISSPEEIKICDPACGSGHMLTYAFDLLYAIYEEQGYQATDIPRLILTHNLYGIEIDQRAGALAAFALTMKAREKYRRFLTGGKVVQPNICVLENVKIDPEDLSAYMDKVGRDLFSDGLQGVVNQWEEADNFGSLIRPLVTDVSEVLELLALQQMGEDLFLAGVHQKVLKALRQADYLSPKYHVVVANPPYMGKNGMNRRLVAWTRDVHPKNKADLFGIFIERSLETVVEGGIAALVTIQNWMFLSSFCDMRSEVLESSNINSLVHIGFNSFPELNSKFALACAFSLTKTTKRSHGVYYDLNSAPKSADKQAVFLEKKANSEYYVTSQDRFSAIEGAPIAYWVSERTRQIFETGVPVGEHLDVRLGMATTDNKRFLRLWHEVSLCRIGFACSSLEESIKSRARWFPYNKGGAFRKWYGNLEYVVDYESGGERLKSVVKEKYRDRDYAEGFTEEKWDKLIEVWVLKNQQFYFHPSITWSFVGLYFGVRYSDPGFIFDVGGSSAFTTSDRKRKCFTGLLCSKLSFFFMKSLNASLNFQVENIKAIPVLPEVEEVFDDIEDAIDASIALVKNDWNAYEVAWDFATLPLFDERLELRLLEDAYQALRGRWSDNVSQLAELERENNRLLIDAYRLQDELTPETSHEQVTLTCNPAFRYGSDKSEEELEALLLADTMREFISYAVGCMLGRYSLDKPGLILANQGDSLREYFGLTILDFGLEGEYDDSRLEECKAACTFCPDDDNVIPMLDGDWFTDDISERFKEFLKVTFGTEHYAENLQFLEDALYPENNTGRKRKTIRDYFLKEFYNHHVKLYKKRPIYWLFSSPKGTFNALIYMHRYRPDTVSSVLQYLRDFRDKLAHRRDHQQMVADSGGSTTAEKAKALKEVTAIKKQLKELEEYERDTLFPLAQQKIEIDLDDGVKHNYPLFGKALKKVTGLS; this is encoded by the coding sequence ATGGAAACCACCAAGCTTCGCAAATTCGCCTCGTTCGCTCGCAAGTCACTGATCGAACAGGTTGGCACCAAGATGAAAGCCGTCCTGGCGGAGGGGAGTCTTGCGCGCCGGGAAAATGCTAAAGCGGTCGCGGATTTGGAAGCCAAGATCGCTGAGGTGGGCAAGCCGCAGACGATCGAGATGGTGGCCTACACTTGGTTCAACCGGTTCTGTGCGTTGCGTTACATGGACGTCAATCGCTACACCAAGATTGGCATCCTCTCGCCGGCCGAAGGGCAGTTCTTGCCGGAGATTCTGGGCGAGGCAAAGGCGGGGCATGTCGATGACGAGATGGTGCCGGCGGCGACGCGGGAGAAAGTGCTGCGGATTTTGGATGGGACCGATCCGAGTGACGATCCGCAGGGCGAGGCCTATCGACTGTTGCTGGTCGCGGCCTGCAATCACTATCACTCACTGATGCCGTTCCTGTTCGAGAAGATTTCGGATTACACGGAGTTGCTGTTGCCTGATGACTTACTGTCCGGCAGCGCGATTCCGACGTACACGCGGGAAGCCCTGTTGCCGGCGAACAGCTCCCCCGATTACACCGACGAATCGGTCGAAGTCATCGGCTGGTTGTACCAGTTCTACATCTCGGAAAAGAAAGACGATGTCTTTGCGGCCTTGAAGAAGGGCAAGAAGATCACGCCGGAGAACATCCCGTCGGCGACGCAGCTGTTCACGCCGCACTGGATCGTGCGTTACCTCGTCGAGAACTCGCTGGGCCGGTTATGGATGCTGAACCATCCCGGCTCGCGGCTGGCCGAGCAGATGGACTACTACATCCAACCGGAAGAGCCGGAGACCGACTTCCTGCAGATCAGTAGCCCCGAAGAAATCAAAATCTGCGATCCGGCCTGCGGCAGCGGTCACATGCTGACGTATGCGTTTGATCTGCTGTACGCGATTTACGAAGAGCAAGGCTATCAGGCGACCGACATCCCGCGACTGATCCTGACCCACAATCTGTACGGCATCGAGATCGACCAGCGAGCCGGAGCGTTGGCCGCGTTTGCGCTCACCATGAAGGCGCGGGAAAAGTACCGTCGCTTCCTCACCGGCGGCAAAGTCGTGCAGCCGAACATCTGCGTGCTGGAGAACGTCAAAATCGACCCCGAAGACCTGTCGGCTTACATGGACAAGGTCGGTCGCGACCTGTTCAGCGACGGCTTGCAGGGAGTCGTGAATCAGTGGGAGGAAGCGGACAACTTTGGTTCGCTGATCCGTCCACTGGTGACGGACGTGAGCGAAGTGCTGGAGTTACTCGCGCTTCAACAGATGGGCGAAGACCTGTTCCTTGCGGGCGTTCACCAGAAAGTGCTCAAGGCGCTGCGGCAGGCCGATTATCTGAGTCCCAAGTATCACGTCGTCGTCGCAAACCCGCCCTACATGGGCAAGAACGGTATGAATCGTCGCCTAGTCGCTTGGACTCGCGACGTTCATCCAAAAAACAAGGCAGACTTATTTGGAATCTTCATCGAAAGGTCATTAGAGACGGTTGTTGAGGGAGGCATTGCGGCTCTCGTAACGATTCAGAACTGGATGTTCTTATCATCATTCTGCGATATGCGTTCAGAAGTGCTCGAATCAAGCAACATCAACTCACTTGTTCACATAGGATTCAACAGTTTTCCAGAGTTAAACTCGAAGTTCGCACTCGCTTGTGCTTTTTCGCTAACAAAGACCACAAAACGAAGTCATGGCGTTTACTACGACCTTAATTCTGCTCCCAAGTCAGCAGATAAGCAGGCCGTGTTTCTGGAAAAGAAAGCCAATTCCGAATATTACGTCACTTCTCAGGATCGCTTTTCAGCTATTGAAGGGGCACCGATTGCCTATTGGGTTAGTGAAAGAACACGACAGATATTTGAAACCGGCGTACCTGTGGGCGAGCATCTGGATGTTCGGCTTGGTATGGCTACGACCGACAATAAGCGTTTCTTGCGATTGTGGCATGAAGTATCACTATGCCGAATTGGATTCGCTTGTAGCTCTTTGGAAGAGTCAATCAAGAGTAGAGCACGATGGTTTCCGTACAACAAAGGCGGGGCGTTTAGAAAGTGGTACGGAAATCTCGAATATGTCGTTGACTATGAAAGCGGTGGCGAGCGCCTCAAAAGCGTCGTAAAAGAAAAGTATCGTGATCGCGACTATGCGGAAGGTTTCACAGAGGAAAAATGGGATAAGCTAATTGAAGTATGGGTTTTGAAAAACCAGCAATTCTACTTTCATCCTTCAATTACTTGGTCCTTCGTTGGGCTCTATTTTGGAGTCCGGTACTCAGACCCCGGATTCATTTTTGACGTTGGAGGCTCCTCCGCCTTTACGACTTCGGATCGAAAGCGAAAGTGCTTCACAGGTTTATTGTGCTCGAAGCTCTCATTCTTCTTCATGAAGTCTTTGAACGCCTCTTTAAATTTTCAGGTTGAGAACATCAAGGCAATTCCAGTTCTTCCTGAAGTAGAGGAAGTATTTGACGACATTGAAGATGCCATCGACGCCTCCATTGCGCTGGTTAAGAATGACTGGAACGCGTACGAGGTTGCTTGGGACTTCGCAACGTTACCGCTATTTGATGAGAGGCTTGAGCTTAGACTCCTTGAGGACGCATATCAGGCCCTCCGTGGCAGGTGGAGCGACAACGTTAGTCAGCTCGCAGAGTTGGAGCGAGAGAATAATCGCCTTCTCATTGATGCATACCGCCTGCAAGATGAGTTAACGCCTGAGACATCTCACGAACAGGTAACGCTGACCTGCAATCCAGCCTTTCGCTACGGCTCAGACAAAAGCGAAGAGGAGCTTGAAGCCCTTCTTCTTGCGGACACGATGCGAGAGTTCATTAGCTACGCGGTGGGCTGCATGTTGGGTCGCTACTCGCTGGACAAACCGGGACTGATCCTTGCCAATCAAGGCGATTCGCTTCGCGAGTATTTTGGATTGACTATTTTGGATTTTGGATTGGAAGGGGAGTACGACGATTCTCGGCTAGAAGAGTGCAAGGCAGCATGCACGTTCTGTCCTGATGACGACAATGTCATTCCCATGCTCGATGGCGACTGGTTCACGGATGACATCAGCGAACGCTTCAAAGAATTCTTGAAGGTCACCTTCGGCACCGAGCACTACGCGGAGAACTTGCAATTTCTCGAAGACGCTCTTTATCCCGAGAACAACACCGGTCGCAAGCGAAAGACAATCCGCGATTACTTCCTCAAAGAGTTCTACAACCATCACGTCAAACTCTACAAGAAGCGGCCAATTTACTGGTTGTTCAGCAGCCCCAAAGGCACCTTCAACGCTCTGATCTACATGCACCGCTACCGCCCCGACACGGTCAGCAGCGTGCTGCAATACCTCCGCGACTTCCGCGATAAGCTGGCCCACCGCCGCGACCACCAACAAATGGTCGCCGACAGCGGCGGCTCAACGACGGCCGAGAAAGCCAAAGCCCTCAAAGAAGTCACGGCGATCAAAAAACAACTCAAAGAACTCGAAGAATACGAACGCGACACACTCTTCCCCCTCGCCCAGCAAAAGATCGAGATCGACCTCGACGACGGGGTGAAGCACAACTACCCGCTGTTCGGCAAAGCTCTTAAGAAAGTAACGGGACTTTCTTGA